The Thermithiobacillus plumbiphilus genome includes a region encoding these proteins:
- a CDS encoding malic enzyme-like NAD(P)-binding protein — protein sequence MSEDLARAALRYHAEPRPGKLSVESSKPLESQRDLALAYTPGVAEPVRAIAADPAAAYQYTGKGNLVAVISNGTAVLGLGNVGPLAGKPVMEGKAVLFKHFAGIDVFDIEVNARDAEHFIEVVAAIAPTFGGINLEDIAAPDCFYIEQTLKARLDIPVFHDDQHGTAVIISAALQNALKLAGKSMAEARIVCLGAGAAGLASMRLLKLLGAQQITLVDKDGVLYAGRPDLNDYNRPYAVETEARSLAEVLPGADVFIGVSAANALPPELLAQMAVNPIVFALANPDPEILPATAKTLRPDVIMATGRSDFPNQVNNVLGFPFIFRGALDARARVISDQMLIAASQALAALAHEPVPASVLQAYGLDALAFGPDYFIPKPLDPRLLDMVAGAVARAAQA from the coding sequence ATGTCAGAAGATCTCGCCCGCGCCGCCCTGCGCTACCACGCTGAACCCCGTCCCGGCAAGCTCTCGGTGGAATCAAGCAAGCCCCTGGAAAGCCAGCGGGATCTCGCTCTGGCCTACACGCCGGGCGTGGCGGAACCGGTACGCGCCATTGCCGCCGACCCCGCGGCCGCCTACCAATACACCGGCAAGGGCAACCTGGTGGCGGTGATCAGCAACGGCACGGCAGTCCTTGGCCTGGGCAATGTCGGGCCGCTGGCGGGCAAGCCGGTGATGGAAGGCAAGGCCGTACTGTTCAAGCACTTCGCCGGCATCGATGTCTTTGACATCGAGGTGAACGCGCGGGACGCCGAGCACTTCATCGAGGTGGTGGCGGCCATCGCCCCGACTTTCGGCGGCATCAATCTCGAAGATATCGCCGCACCCGACTGCTTTTACATCGAACAGACCCTCAAGGCCCGGCTGGACATCCCGGTTTTCCACGACGACCAGCATGGCACGGCGGTGATCATCTCCGCCGCCCTGCAGAACGCCCTGAAGCTTGCCGGCAAGTCGATGGCCGAAGCCCGCATCGTCTGTCTCGGCGCGGGTGCCGCCGGGCTGGCCAGCATGCGGCTTTTGAAACTGCTCGGCGCGCAGCAAATCACCCTCGTGGACAAGGATGGTGTCCTCTACGCCGGCCGTCCGGATCTCAACGACTACAACCGCCCATATGCGGTGGAAACCGAGGCCCGCAGCCTGGCCGAGGTCCTGCCGGGGGCGGATGTCTTCATCGGTGTGTCGGCGGCCAATGCCCTGCCCCCCGAGCTGCTCGCGCAGATGGCGGTAAACCCGATCGTGTTCGCGCTGGCCAACCCCGACCCGGAGATCCTGCCTGCCACCGCGAAAACCCTGCGCCCGGACGTGATCATGGCCACTGGCCGCTCCGATTTCCCCAATCAGGTCAACAATGTGCTGGGTTTCCCGTTCATCTTCCGGGGCGCGCTCGATGCCCGCGCCAGGGTAATCAGCGACCAGATGCTGATTGCAGCCTCTCAGGCCCTGGCGGCGCTGGCCCATGAGCCGGTCCCGGCCAGCGTGCTGCAGGCCTATGGTCTGGATGCGCTGGCGTTCGGACCCGACTATTTCATTCCCAAGCCGCTCGACCCACGCCTGCTCGATATGGTTGCCGGGGCTGTCGCCCGCGCCGCGCAAGCCTGA
- the rpmE gene encoding 50S ribosomal protein L31: MKEGIHPKYSEVTVKCSCGSEFTTRSTTGKEIHLDVCSQCHPFYTGKQKTLDTGGRVDKFRQKYGMK, encoded by the coding sequence ATGAAAGAAGGCATTCACCCCAAGTACTCGGAAGTCACTGTCAAGTGCAGTTGCGGCAGCGAGTTCACCACGCGTTCCACGACGGGCAAGGAAATCCATCTGGACGTCTGCTCGCAGTGCCATCCCTTCTACACCGGCAAGCAGAAAACCCTGGATACCGGTGGCCGGGTGGACAAGTTCCGCCAGAAGTACGGCATGAAATAA
- the rho gene encoding transcription termination factor Rho, with the protein MNLTELKQKSASELAHIAQDMDLDGVSRLKKQDLIFNILKNHAKKGENIYGEGVLEILQDGFGFLRAADSSYMAGPDDIYVSPSQVRRFNLHTGDTVAGQIRPPKEGERYFALLKVESINFEPPENAKHKVHFDNLTPLFPNERLKLESDVQSFDEITPRVVDLVSPVGKGQRGLIVAPPKTGKTVMLQQMAHAISANHPECYLIVLLIDERPEEVTEMQRSVKGEVVSSTFDEPATRHVQVAEMVLEKAKRLVEHKHDVVILLDSITRLARAYNTVVPSSGKVLTGGVDANALQKPKRFFGAARNIEEGGSLTILATALVDTGSKMDEVIFEEFKGTGNMEVHSDRKLAEKRIYPAININKSGTRREELLVPADILSKMWILRKLLAPMDSVESMEFLLDKLRATKNNAEFFDSMNR; encoded by the coding sequence ATGAATCTTACCGAACTGAAACAAAAATCCGCCTCGGAACTGGCCCACATCGCCCAGGACATGGACCTCGACGGCGTCAGCCGCCTGAAGAAACAGGACCTGATCTTCAACATCCTGAAAAACCATGCCAAAAAGGGCGAGAACATCTACGGCGAAGGCGTGCTGGAAATCCTCCAGGACGGCTTCGGCTTTCTGCGTGCCGCCGACAGCTCCTACATGGCCGGGCCGGATGACATCTATGTCTCCCCCTCACAGGTCAGGCGCTTCAATCTGCATACCGGCGACACGGTGGCCGGACAGATCCGCCCGCCCAAGGAAGGCGAGCGCTACTTCGCCCTGCTGAAGGTCGAGAGCATCAACTTCGAGCCGCCGGAAAACGCCAAGCACAAGGTCCACTTCGACAATCTCACGCCGCTGTTCCCCAACGAGCGTCTGAAGCTGGAATCCGATGTCCAGAGCTTTGACGAAATCACCCCGCGCGTGGTGGATCTCGTCTCGCCGGTGGGCAAGGGACAGCGCGGCCTGATCGTGGCGCCGCCCAAGACCGGCAAGACCGTGATGCTGCAGCAGATGGCGCATGCCATCTCGGCCAACCATCCCGAGTGTTACCTGATCGTGCTGCTCATCGACGAGCGGCCCGAGGAAGTCACGGAAATGCAGCGCTCGGTGAAAGGCGAAGTAGTCTCCTCCACCTTCGACGAACCCGCCACCCGTCACGTGCAGGTCGCCGAAATGGTGCTGGAAAAGGCCAAGCGCCTGGTCGAGCACAAGCATGACGTCGTCATCCTGCTCGACTCCATCACCCGCCTGGCGCGCGCCTACAACACCGTGGTGCCCAGCTCCGGCAAGGTGCTCACCGGTGGCGTGGACGCCAATGCCCTGCAAAAGCCCAAGCGCTTTTTCGGCGCCGCGCGCAATATCGAGGAAGGCGGCTCGCTGACCATTCTGGCCACGGCGCTGGTCGATACCGGCTCGAAGATGGATGAAGTGATCTTCGAGGAGTTCAAGGGCACGGGCAACATGGAAGTGCACTCCGACCGCAAGCTGGCCGAGAAGCGCATCTATCCCGCCATCAACATCAACAAGTCCGGCACCCGCCGCGAGGAGTTGCTGGTGCCTGCGGACATCCTGTCGAAGATGTGGATCCTGCGCAAGCTGCTGGCGCCCATGGATTCAGTGGAATCGATGGAGTTCCTGCTCGACAAGCTGCGGGCCACCAAGAACAACGCCGAGTTCTTTGATTCGATGAACCGCTAG
- the trxA gene encoding thioredoxin TrxA, which produces MSEAIVYLTDDAFESAVLKSDKPVLVDFWAEWCGPCKMIAPILEEVARDYGDRVQVAKLNIDENPGTPPKYGIRGIPTLMLFKNGAVEATKVGALSKSQLTAFLDANV; this is translated from the coding sequence ATGAGCGAAGCCATTGTTTACCTGACCGATGATGCTTTCGAGAGTGCGGTCCTCAAGTCCGACAAGCCCGTGCTGGTGGATTTCTGGGCGGAATGGTGCGGACCCTGCAAGATGATCGCGCCGATCCTCGAGGAAGTGGCCCGTGACTACGGCGACCGCGTCCAGGTCGCCAAGCTCAACATCGACGAGAATCCCGGCACGCCGCCCAAGTATGGCATCCGCGGCATCCCGACCCTGATGCTCTTCAAGAATGGCGCCGTCGAAGCCACCAAGGTGGGCGCGCTGAGCAAATCCCAGCTGACCGCCTTCCTGGACGCCAACGTCTGA
- a CDS encoding response regulator: MTDSHQILVIDDDPDSVNRLRDHLQAAGFAVRSTDNAQDALALARQQPPDLIITDLRLPGIDGFQLTSALRKDEQLAGIPVLWMTSYYDFAEIQAQGGASQTELPVPGVLFKPFKQTELQRRVHAALGEPLPLDRPHRILVVDDDLSNLELIERRLEVEGFESRLVENAGTALAALQEGKFDAVLLDLRLPDRDGLDLLLEIHATNPALPVIVMTAHGSESIAARALKQGANDYLIKPVGRRDLIAALQHALEKASLRQENRQAQRDLATTLAALQQSKNALELEHQRLSDLLDILDLGVLILDSAGQLERLNRAGQRLLHMEHPDQAPHSLIAEIRDERGEILDASTLYPYFACRRQGEIYQLRWTNGEEGALLVTATPLHDETGTYRGSILVFQDATDLLAQRQRFDALLRIQEEELHRTDARLRRETQPGNPATDSLLAPLTHELRTPLQFIASFSGLLASEAGPQLSLRQRQMLERIRHSAERLGQRLDNLLDLSLLASDLLQPRPEQVALAPLVQEMVQAFAGQAQERGAYIDIQPGRPGLHAWVDPGFCRKILSQLLSNAVKFIGVGGHIQVSLRDEMDQAWVEVRDTGSGMSAGQAAALFDPVASGQQIEGLGLILARRLAESMQASLQVESEPGQGSRFRLLCPVMRHTLD, translated from the coding sequence ATGACAGACTCCCACCAGATATTGGTCATCGATGACGATCCTGACAGTGTCAACCGCCTGCGGGATCATCTACAGGCGGCAGGCTTTGCGGTCAGGAGCACGGACAATGCCCAGGACGCCCTGGCGCTGGCGCGCCAACAGCCGCCCGATCTGATCATCACCGACCTGCGTCTGCCCGGCATCGACGGCTTCCAGCTCACCAGCGCCTTGCGCAAGGATGAACAACTGGCCGGCATTCCCGTGCTGTGGATGACGTCCTATTACGATTTTGCCGAGATCCAGGCCCAGGGCGGGGCGTCCCAGACAGAGTTGCCCGTGCCCGGCGTACTGTTCAAGCCCTTCAAGCAGACCGAGCTGCAGCGGCGGGTGCACGCGGCACTTGGCGAACCCCTGCCCCTGGACCGACCGCATCGCATTCTGGTGGTAGACGACGACCTCAGCAATCTCGAACTGATCGAGCGCCGCCTGGAGGTGGAGGGATTCGAATCCAGGCTGGTGGAAAACGCTGGCACCGCCCTCGCGGCATTGCAGGAAGGCAAGTTCGACGCCGTGCTCCTGGACCTGCGCCTGCCCGATCGTGACGGCCTCGACCTGTTGCTCGAAATCCACGCCACGAACCCTGCCCTGCCCGTCATCGTCATGACCGCGCATGGTTCGGAAAGCATCGCCGCGCGCGCGCTCAAGCAGGGCGCCAACGATTATCTCATCAAACCCGTGGGCCGGCGGGACCTGATCGCGGCCTTGCAGCATGCCCTGGAAAAAGCCAGCCTGCGCCAGGAGAACCGCCAAGCCCAGCGCGACCTGGCCACCACCCTTGCGGCCTTGCAACAGAGCAAGAACGCGCTGGAACTGGAACATCAGCGCCTGAGCGACCTGCTCGACATTCTGGATCTTGGCGTTCTTATCCTCGACAGCGCCGGTCAGCTTGAGCGCCTCAACCGCGCCGGCCAGCGCCTCTTGCATATGGAGCATCCGGATCAGGCGCCGCACAGCCTGATTGCCGAAATACGCGATGAACGCGGCGAGATCCTGGACGCCAGTACGCTATACCCGTATTTTGCCTGCCGCCGTCAGGGAGAGATCTACCAGCTACGCTGGACCAACGGCGAGGAAGGCGCGTTGCTCGTGACCGCCACGCCGCTGCATGACGAGACTGGCACATACCGGGGCAGCATCCTCGTGTTTCAGGACGCGACAGACTTGCTCGCCCAGCGCCAGCGTTTCGATGCGCTGCTGCGCATCCAGGAGGAAGAACTGCACCGGACCGACGCCCGTCTGCGCCGCGAAACTCAGCCGGGGAACCCGGCAACGGATTCCCTGCTCGCGCCCCTGACTCATGAGCTACGCACCCCACTGCAGTTCATCGCCAGTTTCAGCGGCCTGCTCGCCAGCGAGGCCGGCCCCCAGCTCTCATTGCGTCAGCGCCAGATGCTCGAACGCATCCGGCATAGCGCCGAGCGCCTGGGGCAACGCCTCGACAATCTGCTTGATCTGTCACTGCTGGCCAGTGATCTGCTCCAACCCAGGCCGGAGCAGGTGGCGCTTGCACCCCTGGTTCAGGAAATGGTCCAGGCCTTTGCCGGGCAGGCCCAGGAGCGCGGCGCCTATATCGACATCCAGCCAGGCAGGCCGGGACTGCACGCCTGGGTGGATCCCGGATTCTGCCGCAAGATCCTCAGCCAGCTGCTGTCCAATGCCGTGAAGTTCATTGGTGTCGGCGGCCATATACAGGTTTCGCTGCGCGATGAAATGGACCAGGCCTGGGTGGAAGTCCGCGACACCGGTAGTGGCATGAGCGCCGGGCAAGCCGCCGCCCTGTTCGATCCCGTAGCGAGCGGGCAGCAAATCGAAGGCCTCGGACTGATCCTGGCGCGCCGGCTGGCCGAGTCCATGCAGGCCAGCCTGCAAGTCGAGAGCGAGCCCGGACAGGGCAGCCGCTTCCGCTTGCTCTGTCCCGTCATGCGGCACACCCTGGACTGA
- a CDS encoding HAMP domain-containing sensor histidine kinase codes for MSDIRLAYDQMLQRFLTERREIDLLHAYELGKTLQSEQVSPDELVGLHLEALEKLPPELSPEQRLQEVLSSFSMLLEMMIAYGIAYADAYRLLEETAKEAEDAKYELEKTIVELDLANHQLRDMDRLKSQFFANMSHELRTPLNAIIGFAEDGLDGLAGELNPKQARYVGNILHAGRHLLNLINDILDLAKLQSGKSTLTLSVFSLEDLLQDVQNTFQPLLQRKRQTLLVEGAAGLPPVEADQAKLYQVIVNLVSNAHKFTPEEGRIVIRCAKDEDRLRIEVEDNGIGIPTEALPTLFEEFRQVDTIRKGRQQGTGLGLAISQRIAGMHEGELLVESEVDQGSTFTLNIPYRQR; via the coding sequence ATGAGCGATATCAGGCTGGCCTACGACCAGATGCTGCAGCGTTTTCTTACCGAGAGACGCGAGATCGACCTGCTACACGCCTACGAGCTGGGCAAGACCCTGCAAAGCGAGCAGGTCAGCCCCGACGAACTGGTGGGCCTGCATCTGGAGGCCCTGGAGAAGCTGCCGCCCGAACTATCGCCGGAGCAGCGCCTGCAGGAGGTGCTGTCCTCCTTTTCCATGCTGCTGGAGATGATGATCGCCTATGGCATCGCCTATGCCGATGCCTATCGCCTGCTGGAGGAAACCGCCAAGGAGGCCGAGGACGCCAAGTACGAACTGGAAAAGACCATCGTCGAGCTTGATCTCGCCAATCATCAGCTACGTGACATGGACCGGCTCAAATCGCAGTTCTTCGCCAACATGAGCCATGAACTGCGCACCCCCTTGAACGCCATCATCGGCTTTGCCGAGGATGGCCTCGATGGTCTGGCCGGCGAACTCAACCCCAAGCAGGCGCGCTATGTCGGCAATATCCTCCATGCCGGACGGCATCTCCTGAACCTGATCAATGACATCCTCGATCTGGCCAAGCTGCAGTCCGGCAAGAGCACCCTGACCCTGAGCGTGTTTTCCCTGGAGGATCTGCTGCAGGACGTGCAAAATACCTTCCAGCCCCTGCTCCAGCGCAAGCGCCAGACCCTGCTGGTGGAAGGCGCCGCCGGCCTGCCGCCGGTGGAGGCCGATCAGGCCAAGCTCTATCAGGTGATCGTGAACCTGGTCAGCAACGCCCACAAGTTCACGCCCGAGGAAGGCCGCATCGTGATCCGCTGCGCAAAGGACGAGGACAGGCTGCGGATCGAGGTCGAGGACAACGGCATCGGCATCCCCACCGAGGCCCTGCCCACCCTGTTCGAGGAATTCCGGCAGGTGGACACCATACGCAAGGGACGCCAGCAGGGCACCGGCCTGGGTCTCGCCATCAGCCAGCGCATCGCCGGGATGCACGAAGGCGAACTGCTGGTGGAAAGCGAGGTCGACCAGGGCTCCACTTTCACCCTCAATATCCCCTACCGGCAGCGATGA
- a CDS encoding SpoIIE family protein phosphatase — protein MGQIDHAVVQQPVQGESTSGDACLVLESPDQVLVAVIDGLGHGKDAHEAAQAALACIRANENCPLDTLLTCCHEALRHTRGAVIAVSRIDRQQHRLVHAGIGNIETRIIGAQRNYHPVSINGIAGHNLRKIRCETFPFEPGDLLVMHSDGISDRFDLSARSRERDLQLLASQLVHAHGRHHDDQLLLILRETP, from the coding sequence ATGGGCCAGATAGATCATGCCGTGGTGCAGCAGCCCGTGCAGGGCGAAAGCACCAGCGGGGATGCCTGCCTGGTGCTGGAAAGCCCCGACCAGGTACTGGTGGCGGTCATCGATGGACTGGGGCACGGCAAGGACGCGCACGAGGCCGCCCAGGCCGCTCTGGCCTGCATCCGGGCCAATGAAAACTGCCCGCTCGACACCCTGCTGACATGCTGCCACGAGGCCCTGCGCCATACTCGCGGCGCGGTGATCGCCGTCTCCCGCATCGATCGCCAGCAGCACCGACTGGTGCATGCCGGCATCGGCAACATCGAGACCCGCATCATCGGCGCCCAGCGCAACTATCATCCGGTATCGATCAACGGCATCGCCGGACATAACCTGCGCAAGATCCGCTGCGAAACCTTTCCGTTCGAGCCCGGCGACCTGCTGGTGATGCATTCCGATGGCATTTCCGATCGCTTCGATCTGAGCGCCCGGTCCCGCGAGCGGGATCTTCAGCTCCTGGCCAGCCAGCTCGTCCATGCCCATGGCCGGCATCACGACGACCAGCTCCTGCTGATTCTCCGGGAGACGCCATGA
- a CDS encoding anti-sigma regulatory factor, whose protein sequence is MNPACTLPLKRPEDVLWARQETRRFAARCAFSGNDLARIEIIAAELASNIIRHGGGGEMCLELIPDGDRRGLRIEARDRGPGITDIAQALRANFSTAGSHGDGLSAIREFADHFEIQSRPGEGTQIRVEKWAR, encoded by the coding sequence TTGAATCCGGCCTGCACCCTGCCGCTGAAACGTCCTGAAGACGTACTCTGGGCGCGGCAGGAAACGCGGCGCTTCGCCGCCCGCTGCGCCTTCAGCGGCAATGATCTGGCGCGCATCGAGATCATTGCCGCGGAACTTGCCAGCAATATCATCAGGCATGGCGGCGGGGGCGAAATGTGCCTGGAGCTCATCCCGGATGGCGACAGACGCGGGCTGCGCATCGAGGCGCGGGACCGGGGCCCTGGCATTACCGATATCGCACAGGCCCTGCGCGCCAACTTTTCCACCGCCGGCTCGCATGGAGACGGCCTGAGCGCCATCCGCGAGTTTGCCGATCACTTCGAGATTCAGAGTCGGCCCGGCGAAGGCACACAGATCAGGGTGGAAAAATGGGCCAGATAG
- a CDS encoding anti-sigma regulatory factor, with amino-acid sequence MTTSLPGKHIPIQVETDVITARQEGRQMAQKLGFKAVDQARITTAISELARNIVVYAHGRGSVLLREVQDGPRKGIEVQFDDQGPGIEDLDRAMGQGYSSGKGLGAGLPGTKRLMDEFEIRSAPGEGVHITIRKWL; translated from the coding sequence ATGACGACTAGCCTGCCAGGCAAGCACATTCCCATTCAGGTGGAGACCGATGTCATCACCGCCCGGCAGGAAGGCCGCCAGATGGCGCAGAAGCTGGGCTTCAAGGCCGTGGATCAGGCGCGCATCACCACCGCCATTTCAGAGCTCGCCCGCAATATCGTCGTCTATGCCCATGGGCGCGGCAGTGTGCTGCTGCGCGAGGTGCAGGACGGCCCCCGCAAAGGCATCGAGGTACAGTTCGATGACCAGGGCCCGGGCATCGAGGACCTCGACCGCGCCATGGGCCAGGGCTATTCCTCGGGCAAGGGCCTGGGCGCGGGCCTGCCAGGCACTAAGCGGCTGATGGATGAATTCGAGATCCGCAGTGCGCCGGGTGAAGGCGTGCACATCACCATCCGGAAATGGCTTTGA
- a CDS encoding STAS domain-containing protein — protein MASNIPILQIGQHLIVPIQGDLHDQSVLELQSDILERIEKTGAAGLILDISALEFVDSFMARVLNDIAAMAGLMGALTVVVGMTPAIALILMDLGLQLSNVPTARNLEKGIALLHELIVEDDDAEDAADDD, from the coding sequence ATGGCCAGCAACATCCCCATTCTGCAGATCGGGCAGCACCTGATCGTTCCCATCCAGGGCGACCTCCATGACCAGTCAGTGCTGGAACTGCAAAGCGATATCCTGGAGCGCATCGAGAAAACCGGCGCGGCGGGCCTGATCCTCGACATCAGCGCGCTGGAGTTCGTGGACTCCTTCATGGCGCGGGTGCTCAATGACATCGCCGCCATGGCCGGCCTGATGGGCGCCCTGACGGTGGTGGTCGGCATGACGCCGGCCATTGCCCTGATCCTGATGGATCTTGGCCTGCAACTGAGCAATGTTCCTACCGCCCGCAACCTGGAGAAAGGCATCGCGCTGCTGCATGAGCTGATCGTGGAAGACGATGACGCAGAGGATGCCGCGGATGACGACTAG
- a CDS encoding STAS domain-containing protein: protein MKKHHNLLRDHQDRILGNWLQATTDTSTRINQLMSRDELQRMCSQFLQKLQQGLEQAGAPDLQRDGFAGLREFVQHLATDFAERGVSPSETASYIFSLKQVLFPFYQDDLDSKHLAGASWEINNLIDQVGLFSFESFSLARERIIKSQGQALAELSTPVIQVWEGIVALPLVGTIDSIRAKEIMEKLLESVIQYQADIVIMDITGVPIVDTQVANRLMRTVESVRLLGTRSIITGINPAIAQTLVQLGVDLGQLNTKASLRAGLKQAFRELKLTVRPAKGSQ from the coding sequence ATGAAAAAACACCACAACCTGCTCCGCGACCACCAGGACCGGATTCTTGGCAATTGGCTGCAGGCCACCACCGATACCAGCACCCGCATCAACCAGCTCATGAGCCGCGACGAACTGCAGCGCATGTGCAGCCAGTTCCTGCAGAAGCTGCAGCAGGGACTTGAACAGGCGGGCGCGCCAGACCTGCAGCGGGATGGCTTTGCCGGCCTGCGCGAGTTCGTCCAGCACCTGGCCACGGACTTTGCCGAGCGTGGCGTCAGCCCCTCGGAGACCGCCAGCTACATCTTCTCGCTCAAGCAGGTGCTTTTCCCGTTTTATCAGGACGACCTGGACAGCAAGCATCTGGCGGGGGCTTCCTGGGAAATCAACAATCTCATCGACCAGGTGGGTCTTTTCAGCTTCGAGAGCTTCTCACTGGCCCGCGAGCGCATCATCAAGAGCCAGGGCCAGGCCCTGGCCGAACTGTCCACCCCGGTGATCCAGGTCTGGGAAGGCATTGTTGCCCTGCCGCTGGTGGGCACGATCGACTCCATCCGCGCCAAGGAGATCATGGAAAAGCTGCTGGAATCGGTGATCCAGTATCAGGCCGATATCGTCATCATGGACATCACCGGCGTGCCCATCGTCGATACCCAGGTCGCCAACCGCCTGATGCGCACCGTGGAATCCGTGCGCCTGCTCGGCACCCGATCCATCATCACCGGCATCAATCCGGCCATCGCCCAGACCCTGGTGCAGCTCGGCGTCGACCTTGGCCAGCTCAACACCAAGGCCAGCCTGCGCGCCGGGCTCAAACAGGCCTTCCGGGAGCTGAAGCTTACGGTACGCCCGGCCAAGGGGAGCCAGTGA
- a CDS encoding PAS domain S-box protein: protein MPTPNSAFDELEIYRTSFEHAGVAMVHMAPDHRVLRVNRAMCQLLGYTEAELRQLTFPAITHPDDLALDIRLIDQLMAGDMDVLHREKRYLHKDGHTVWARLTMTVVRDATGQPLFRVGVIEDIRERKALERARAESESLFAILFNQAAVGMVHKSLDQRFMAVNDFFCEMLGYSREELLGRRFSDITSAEDVATEEELIRCVLAGESTNYALEKRYVHKQGHVIWVYLSGSLYRDAQGEPRFYIVTAQDITARKRAQEALQNASRLHRTILENASIPIFATDWEGILTLVNRAVSEVSGYAAHELIGRPFFMLFPESDIPAANTALMDMAMYGRAVANLETRWRRKDGALRTVRFSATPLLEDGRLVSAVGAVEDITEFRRAEAAIRELNETLEQRVAERTAELQATNQELESFCYSVSHDLRAPLRAIHGFAHILREELGERLAGQESAYLERVERASVRMGQLIDDLLDLSRLTRAEMLKRPVDLGKLADVVMAVMVERDPQRQVRFVQLGDCRAWGDSQLLKVVLEHLLGNAWKFTAHRPDACIEFGCFEQEGEPAFYVRDNGVGFDMAYVNKLFLPFQRLHGIDEFEGTGIGLATVSRIIARHGGRVWAEGQVGEGATFWFTLTRPVPTDQPVVMVSG, encoded by the coding sequence ATGCCTACACCCAATTCTGCCTTTGATGAGCTCGAAATCTATCGTACTTCCTTCGAGCACGCGGGGGTGGCCATGGTGCATATGGCGCCGGATCACCGGGTCTTGCGCGTCAACCGGGCCATGTGCCAGCTCCTGGGCTATACCGAAGCGGAGCTCCGGCAGCTTACCTTCCCCGCCATCACCCATCCCGATGATCTGGCCTTGGATATCAGGCTGATCGATCAGCTCATGGCCGGCGACATGGACGTGCTGCACCGCGAAAAGCGCTATCTGCACAAGGATGGACACACAGTCTGGGCCCGGCTGACCATGACGGTGGTGCGCGATGCCACCGGCCAGCCCCTGTTTCGGGTGGGTGTCATCGAGGATATCCGCGAGCGCAAGGCCCTGGAGCGGGCCCGTGCCGAGAGCGAGTCGCTGTTTGCCATCCTCTTCAACCAGGCGGCGGTCGGCATGGTTCACAAGAGCCTGGATCAGCGCTTCATGGCGGTCAATGATTTCTTCTGCGAAATGCTTGGTTACAGCCGCGAGGAACTGCTGGGACGCAGGTTCAGCGACATCACGTCTGCCGAAGACGTGGCTACGGAAGAAGAATTGATCAGATGCGTGCTGGCGGGAGAAAGCACCAATTACGCCTTGGAGAAGCGCTATGTCCACAAGCAGGGTCACGTGATCTGGGTCTATCTCAGTGGCTCGCTGTACCGCGACGCCCAGGGCGAACCACGCTTTTACATTGTGACTGCCCAGGACATCACGGCTCGCAAGCGGGCCCAGGAAGCCCTGCAGAATGCTTCCCGCCTGCACCGGACCATCCTCGAAAATGCCTCCATCCCCATCTTTGCAACTGACTGGGAAGGCATCCTGACCCTGGTCAACCGCGCCGTGAGCGAGGTCAGCGGCTATGCTGCCCATGAGCTGATCGGCCGGCCCTTTTTCATGCTCTTTCCGGAATCGGACATCCCGGCCGCCAACACTGCCCTGATGGATATGGCCATGTACGGCAGAGCAGTAGCGAATCTGGAGACCCGCTGGCGGCGCAAGGACGGCGCGCTGCGCACGGTGCGCTTCAGTGCCACGCCGCTGCTCGAGGATGGCCGGCTCGTCAGCGCCGTGGGGGCGGTGGAGGACATCACCGAGTTTCGCCGTGCCGAGGCCGCCATCCGTGAGCTCAACGAGACTTTGGAACAGCGCGTGGCCGAGCGCACCGCCGAGCTGCAGGCCACCAATCAGGAGCTGGAATCCTTCTGTTATTCGGTGTCGCACGATCTGCGCGCGCCGCTGCGTGCCATCCATGGCTTCGCGCACATCCTGCGCGAGGAGCTGGGCGAGCGCCTGGCGGGGCAGGAGAGCGCCTATCTCGAACGCGTCGAGCGCGCCAGCGTGCGCATGGGCCAGCTCATCGACGACCTGCTGGACCTGTCACGCCTGACCCGCGCCGAGATGCTCAAGCGCCCGGTGGACCTTGGCAAGCTGGCGGATGTGGTCATGGCCGTCATGGTGGAGCGTGATCCGCAGCGGCAGGTGCGTTTCGTGCAGCTGGGCGACTGCCGGGCCTGGGGCGATTCGCAGCTCCTGAAAGTGGTGCTGGAGCATCTGCTCGGCAACGCCTGGAAATTCACCGCCCATCGACCGGATGCCTGTATCGAGTTTGGCTGCTTCGAGCAGGAGGGAGAGCCGGCCTTCTACGTGCGCGACAACGGCGTGGGCTTTGACATGGCCTACGTCAACAAGCTGTTCCTGCCCTTTCAGCGCCTGCATGGCATCGATGAATTCGAGGGCACCGGCATCGGGCTCGCTACCGTCAGCCGGATCATCGCGCGCCACGGTGGGCGGGTCTGGGCCGAGGGCCAGGTGGGAGAAGGCGCGACTTTCTGGTTCACGCTGACGCGCCCGGTCCCGACGGATCAGCCGGTCGTGATGGTTTCGGGCTAG